A single window of Drosophila gunungcola strain Sukarami unplaced genomic scaffold, Dgunungcola_SK_2 000107F, whole genome shotgun sequence DNA harbors:
- the LOC128265269 gene encoding endothelial lipase, translated as MIGHVTRLLLLGCLLCLIGNVPRIEALHRWSPMMKAFRYLQETMLRNSLERAHLNHGIVFECRTISAKDFGNEVHFNLQLGDLRGFRRLDPNKKLALFLHGWNDQGSKDWVQELLLTWTLFDSNYNVCVVDWGNLSQNDYKSASMSIFDVGLTVAGIIMALEELRPNHFHRSNVTLAGYSLGAHAAGYAGAVLEGRVEQIIGLDPAGPLFSLPAEVSPKYRLDPGDAQFVQVLHTSGGTLGTSLKCGHADFYPNGGRAPQTNCKMFANLRDMQNTNPIACSHSAAAIFFRQSMDPEYPFVGLECGSYREFSHGYCDGNRKARFGIHSQRRAQGSFYFRTAPQQPYVQRRQTNFLSAEGRMASGRGSNVNGRRSKVDGNLNGSPLVLRLWTNSWRRRKRQREREKERERERSLCVN; from the exons ATGATAGGTCACGTGACCCGGCTGCTGCTCCTTGGCTGCCTGCTCTGCCTGATCGGCAATGTGCCGCGGATCGAGGCCCTCCACCGCTGGAGCCCCATGATGAAGGCCTTTCGCTATCTGCAGGAGACCATGCTGCGGAACAGTCTGGAGCGGGCCCATCTCAACCACGGCATCGTCTTCGAGTGCCGCACCAT CTCAGCTAAGGATTTTGGCAATGAAGTGCACTTCAATCTGCAACTCGGCGATCTACGAGGATTTCGGCGGCTGGATCCTAACAAAAAGTTGGCTTTGTTTCTGCATGGATGGAACGATCAAGGAAGTAAGGACTGGGTGCAAGAACTTTTGCTGA CTTGGACCCTTTTCGACTCGAACTACAATGTGTGCGTTGTGGACTGGGGAAATCTGTCGCAGAATGACTACAAGTCCGCCTCCATGTCGATTTTCGATGTGGGCCTGACCGTGGCGGGAATTATAATGGCACTGGAGGAGCTGCGACCGAATCACTTTCATCGAAGTAACGTCACCTTGGCGGGCTACAGTTTGGGCGCCCATGCCGCCGGCTATGCGGGGGCGGTACTCGAGGGTCGGGTGGAGCAGATCATTGGGCTGGATCCAGCCGGACCCCTGTTCTCGCTGCCCGCCGAGGTGTCGCCCAAGTACCGCCTCGATCCCGGCGATGCCCAGTTCGTCCAGGTGCTGCACACTTCGGGCGGCACCTTGGGCACGAGTCTGAAGTGCGGACATGCCGACTTCTATCCCAACGGCGGCAGGGCCCCACAGACCAACTGCAAGATGTTCGCCAACCTGAGGGATATGCAGAACACCA ATCCCATTGCCTGCAGTCACTCGGCGGCGGCGATTTTCTTCCGCCAGTCGATGGATCCCGAGTATCCGTTCGTGGGCCTCGAGTGCGGCAGCTACCGGGAGTTCTCCCACGGATATTGCGATGGCAACCGGAAGGCGCGCTTCGGCATCCATTCGCAGAGGCGCGCGCAGGGGAGCTTCTACTTCCGCACCGCCCCCCAGCAGCCCTACGTGCAGAGGCGTCAAACGAATTTCCTGAGCGCAGAGGGGCGCATGGCCAGCGGCAGGGGGTCGAATGTCAACGGAAGGAGGTCAAAGGTCGACGGAAACTTAAACGGTAGCCCCCTTGTGCTGCGCCTCTGGACGAACAGCTGGCGTCGGCGAAAGAGacagagagaaagagagaaagagagagagagagagagatcgCTGTGCGTCAATTAG